One Ictalurus furcatus strain D&B chromosome 7, Billie_1.0, whole genome shotgun sequence genomic window, ACACCACACGGGTAAGGTTAGTTTATTTTATGAGAACATGGAAAATTagatgtttttttgcttttatgtatttttaaaactatattcgtcaaatttttttataatatactGCTGTATTCAAAATGACATCTGCCTTCAAACAGAATGTCATATACTGAATTGCTTTTGGTTTGTAATGTAAAactatgcatttttatttatttatttatttattaaaaataatgtatttttttaaaagctcatTCGATTCACCCAActaaaaagcctttttttccaccctcaaaCAAGCCGTCATTCATCATGCTGTACCCATTTTCTGCAGAACGATTTTATGGTGATGTGGCAGTCTCTAACGAGACAACAACTGGAGGTAATCTGAGTTGGAGTGAGGCAGGCATAAACATTTCTCAGTACAAAATAGAGATCAATGGAAATCATACAGCAAATGTTACAAGTGAGACAAGTTACAACATGAGTGGCCTGGATCCTGGAATGTTGTACAGAGTGCAGGTAATCCCCGTGAAGTGTGGCCGGGACCTCAACGCTCAGAATATCTCCTTCTACACTTGTGAGTAAAAATCAAAGACATCCACCGTTCTCTGTTAGGGAGCTAGGGATTTTAAATTAGTATTTTTGTGTAGTATTTTTAACTTTATCAGTGACTGCTGTTGTCAGGAATAGCAACATACTGTTGGCTTTAGTATCCATCTGTGACACGTGGAACACAGGAATTGGCCTGCTTTTtcagtatacattttttttttttttgcatcctcTTTAAAAATTGAGTGACGTTCTATAGACTTTACTACAGCAGTGTAGAGATTATCATAATGAGAGATGACTCGGCACAATGACAGTCTAGTTTTACAATGCATTGCTTGTAGGAACCATATGCAGCCAGTATTGTCTAATGTACTCACAGCAACATTCcttgcatttatattttatctgatattttctgttgcaccacttatttaatatttttaagtaatgcatttgtttttcaAACTTGTGTAGTTTTATATAAGAACCTCATGCACAGTTTTTTCCTCCCCAAATCTTTCTCCTAGTGCCGGAAAAGATAATAAATCTCATGATAGTGAGTGTGGGAACAGAAGTAATTAGCCTCAGTTGGAACGCATCACGTGGAACTAATGTATCCTACATAGTAAATACTGAGCCGGGAAATGTAAATACAACTTGCCTTTCAAAGACTTGCAGTATAAACAAACTAACACCAGGACAAAAGTACAATTTCACAGTTAGAGCTGTGGTCAATGTAAGCATTTATGGAGACTCGAACAGCACCACTGCCTGCACCAGTGAGTAATGCAGTTACCCTATTAGACATGATAATACCACCAGTCATCATATGCAATTCATATGttcttaaaaatatgttttgtttttttactgattAGCATGAAAGCATCAAAGAAAGTAATATATGCTAATACTCATACTATTCATGTATGTAAATTTGTAAATTGTTCCGAATTTGATCTATAAATGATGCTGATATGAAGATGCAGTGCATAGCATTTGCACAGAATATGACATCTTAATCagtataaaaaaagattttttaaaatgacaaattgtaataaaaaagtTGCTCTGCCATTGCCCATTTTTAAAACGAAGAAATCAGAAGTTATTAATTACTGCCTTTAATCCAATGTGGTTATATGTGACATTTGTTCCTAATATTTCTTCCACTTTAGAAACAAATATgtactaataaaaaaagatctaaCTGTCACCTTACCACTTTATCTACATGTGAACCTAATTTTACAGAGCCTTCTAAAGTGGGGAACCTTACTTCTTCAAACAATGAAAACGACACCATATATGCAACGTGGGATTCACTTGATGAAAATAGCATGCTATACAACTATACCATTACTCTAACCAATACATCGTTTACAAACACATATATAGCAAATGCTAATAAAAGTAAACGTTTGGAATCCCTCACACCTGGTACCAAATACACATTAAGTGTGTTAGCAATAGAACCAAATTGCAAAAACAAAGGAGAAACAACTTCCATCGGTGCCTATACAAGTGAGTCAGAGATTCCtcgttttcattattttctcttttttttcttttgtagcaCTCTTATTACACATGTTTTGTATGATAGAACAGTTAAACAGTAATGGCTGGTATTATATGGGAAGGTTAAAATGTAATCTTTATCAATAGCTTCACAATGAAACTATTTAGCTTGAGCAATGCATTATCAATAGCAGAATAAGAATGATGTGAGGCAAACTATTAATACATGGACACTGATGGGCAGCTTTATTCGTGAGTTCTAATTTTCCTAGTGTTTTAAGTCTGCAAGAAATCTGGATTCATGCTCTGTTTTTCAACTTACTAAACAGAAAAGCTGTTATTCAAAGCAAAAAACACCAACTGTATGGTTCTGTTATCTATAATTTTGTGCTTTGATTGGAAAATTAGTGCTTAGTCtatctacttttagtttctcTTCCAAATGTGTCTTTGGGGAGGATGACAGCGCAAATAATCCACCTCCCCAAAACTGTATTTGTGGTTTAGCCTTGCTAGCCCATCTTGCACATTTATACCAGCCGCCCTCAATGTTCTAGCTGTCTGACACTACCTACTTTGTTTAACTTACTGAAGAATCAATAACCAATTATTCAAACTTTTTCAAGCTGGCATTACTGTGAGGAaaattttattgtgtgtgtgttttgaattgTGTGTCATTTTTATGTTATCATGTTTAGTACCAAAGCAAGTGGACAAACTTGAACTGGAGAGTACAAATAACAGTATTACTGCAAAATGGGCCCTTACAACTGGAAATTTTGCTTGGTTCATTGTGAATATCTCTAGCGCCATGAGTGAGAACATCTCAGATCCTGTCAAAACAACCGATTATACATGTAATTTCACATCTCTGGAAGCAGCAGCATTGTACACTGTTACTATCCGTACTTATGTGGCGGAAGACCTGAAGCCAAGTCATCCAGTCAGTATATCAATTTATACCAGTAAGTGTGAATAGCTTTCATGCcactaaatgtaaataacagtTATACTACAGTTCTATTCCACTTTTCAGTCATCCCACTTTTCAATTCAAGGAAATTATCcacaactatatatatttttatattatattatgaatTATAGCGCAACTTctaaagctgaaaaaaaaaacactcaaatgaTCCTGAATGGTCCTGAATGAGAAAAAGATACATTATTAGACTGTATTTGTTCTTATCCACAGACCAACAGTGTCACATTCTTCTTTCTCTAGTTTACTATAACATAGTCTATTtgctatttattttctcttctgttcATAGGACCCACTTCACCTGGTAAAGCCAGTGTACAAAGCTTAAACAAAACTGCAGTATATTTAAGTTGGGGAATTCCAGCGAACTCAGAAAAGGTTAAAAACATTAATTACTCAGTTACATATACTTCTGATTTTTGGCATAATACTGGAAACCTGAACTTAATTGGAAACACCTCTGTCACCATTGATGGATTAAAATCTGGGACCAAGTATAAATTTAGCATCAGAGTTCTCGCTGGAAATTTGTCAAGTGAGCCCTCTGAGACCACCGGATTAACAGGTAAGGAAATTATAGCCTTCTCACATAAAGGGCGTAGGTCCTAATTTTCTGCTGTTATAAGTCTAGTCTCACAGTGTACATACTAAGTTAAAGTATGCTAATTATTGATATTCAAATAGGGCAAGTTACAAATTTTCTATtcttgtttatttagcatttaaccATTTTATTAAACACTTTTCAAGTGCATAAATAAAGTGGTCCATTAGTGTAAAATGTATTATCAAACCAAAAAGACAACAGCAAG contains:
- the LOC128610697 gene encoding receptor-type tyrosine-protein phosphatase eta, which encodes MVSIICAERDYFYEPDNATWDKARLNCQECYKDLTTITPANAEILGLNLTSDYWIGLRQNINGSKFWSRWANGEPVLYQNWYPGHPVPKKKPEPQPTCPTPPAINNTKIEVMQCPAFTKLCACLNSSDDNDNYLTWETNNSSVMWCPALAELCACLNSSREPETSITESTTVFTTSNFVTSPTPTTLAPTSSPASTISNDLEPEYIEDSCVALLSFGMWQEKKCSEALPYICYDERFYGDVAVSNETTTGGNLSWSEAGINISQYKIEINGNHTANVTSETSYNMSGLDPGMLYRVQVIPVKCGRDLNAQNISFYTLPEKIINLMIVSVGTEVISLSWNASRGTNVSYIVNTEPGNVNTTCLSKTCSINKLTPGQKYNFTVRAVVNVSIYGDSNSTTACTKPSKVGNLTSSNNENDTIYATWDSLDENSMLYNYTITLTNTSFTNTYIANANKSKRLESLTPGTKYTLSVLAIEPNCKNKGETTSIGAYTIPKQVDKLELESTNNSITAKWALTTGNFAWFIVNISSAMSENISDPVKTTDYTCNFTSLEAAALYTVTIRTYVAEDLKPSHPVSISIYTRPTSPGKASVQSLNKTAVYLSWGIPANSEKVKNINYSVTYTSDFWHNTGNLNLIGNTSVTIDGLKSGTKYKFSIRVLAGNLSSEPSETTGLTEATIRNLSIAMLCSSSTQLYCMENSTMHSVLEELKNLTRRNFEDNVFWNLTLREKK